One Gimesia aquarii DNA segment encodes these proteins:
- the nadE gene encoding NAD(+) synthase, which translates to MSIQTKTFSPELLNLDCAAETERIVQWMRETVRKTMRKKGAVLGLSGGIDSSVVTALCARAFGKDRVLGIMMPEHDTKDESLTYGQLLADHFDVEAIVENISPMLRGAGCYERRDAAIKQVIPEYEPDWKSKIVLPNLLEEGGYRVFSVVVQTPSGELIKKRLPLSAYQTIVAATNFKQRCRKMMEYYHADRLNYAVPGTPNRLEYDQGFFVKNGDGAADLKPIAHLYKTQVYQLAAYLDVPELICMRPPTTDTYSLEQSQEEFYFAVSYDKLDCCLYGLNHGFSAEAVAEGIGLPTEQVKLVYGDIESKRKASRYLHMSPQIIEPVLVDTTV; encoded by the coding sequence ATGAGCATCCAAACGAAAACATTCAGCCCAGAGTTACTCAACCTTGATTGTGCAGCTGAAACAGAGCGCATCGTTCAATGGATGCGAGAAACCGTTCGCAAAACAATGCGAAAAAAAGGAGCCGTACTGGGCTTATCGGGAGGCATTGACAGTAGTGTGGTAACAGCTCTTTGTGCGCGTGCTTTTGGGAAAGACCGTGTTTTGGGAATTATGATGCCTGAGCACGACACCAAAGATGAAAGCCTGACCTACGGACAATTACTGGCAGATCATTTTGATGTGGAAGCCATCGTCGAGAATATTTCTCCTATGCTACGAGGCGCAGGTTGTTATGAACGCCGCGATGCTGCCATCAAACAAGTGATTCCTGAATATGAACCAGACTGGAAGTCAAAAATTGTACTTCCCAATCTACTGGAGGAAGGCGGTTACCGCGTTTTTTCTGTTGTTGTACAAACTCCCTCGGGTGAACTCATTAAGAAACGTCTGCCTTTATCCGCCTATCAAACCATTGTGGCTGCGACAAACTTCAAACAACGTTGCCGCAAAATGATGGAATATTATCATGCGGATCGTTTGAATTACGCCGTACCTGGAACTCCGAATCGACTCGAATACGATCAGGGATTTTTTGTAAAAAATGGTGATGGTGCAGCTGACTTGAAACCGATTGCGCATCTCTACAAAACACAGGTCTATCAATTGGCTGCCTATCTCGATGTACCAGAGCTCATTTGCATGCGACCTCCCACAACTGATACTTATTCACTGGAACAATCGCAGGAAGAGTTCTACTTTGCTGTCTCTTATGACAAACTGGACTGCTGCCTTTATGGCTTAAATCATGGGTTTTCTGCCGAAGCAGTCGCAGAGGGAATCGGCTTGCCGACAGAACAGGTGAAACTTGTTTACGGCGATATCGAATCCAAGCGAAAAGCCAGTCGCTATTTACATATGTCACCTCAAATCATTGAACCAGTTTTAGTAGACACAACAGTTTAG
- a CDS encoding polysaccharide deacetylase family protein, with protein sequence MSKKELLAKALDWTGLNRLARTTPLWNGLIVLNYHRVGESNGSLFDHDLWSASAESFEQQVRFLGLNYDLIRFRDLDDLWNQKRGRYVLITFDDGYRDNYEWAFPILKAHNSSATFFLTTGFLDERKLAWWDEISWMVRCASQTVIPENPWTEESVSLKSNEVDRSIKTLLSVFKKLPGKKTEDYLNFLAEATGSGRCPQDIADQIWMTWDMVREMHHASMDFGGHTVNHPILANHPEEVQRHEIETCKQRIETEIGQRISAFSYPVGGKDCFNEQTRVCLEQAGYRWGFSYYGGFSRLDSYDNLDIPRIAVESEEPDELFRASVSVPQVFC encoded by the coding sequence GTGAGTAAAAAAGAATTACTAGCCAAGGCATTAGACTGGACCGGGTTAAACAGACTCGCGCGCACAACTCCGCTCTGGAATGGGCTGATTGTTCTGAACTACCATCGGGTGGGTGAGAGTAATGGATCATTATTTGATCATGATCTCTGGAGCGCCTCTGCTGAAAGTTTCGAACAACAGGTTCGTTTTCTAGGATTAAACTATGACCTGATTCGTTTTCGGGATTTGGACGACCTCTGGAATCAGAAACGTGGCCGCTATGTTTTGATCACATTCGATGATGGTTATCGAGACAATTACGAATGGGCTTTTCCCATTCTCAAAGCTCACAATTCCTCCGCCACCTTCTTTTTAACAACAGGATTTCTTGACGAACGAAAGTTGGCCTGGTGGGATGAAATTTCCTGGATGGTGCGCTGCGCCTCTCAAACAGTAATTCCTGAGAATCCATGGACAGAGGAATCTGTCTCACTAAAATCAAACGAAGTAGATCGGTCTATAAAAACATTACTGAGCGTTTTCAAAAAGCTGCCAGGAAAGAAAACCGAAGACTATCTGAACTTTCTGGCAGAGGCGACAGGATCGGGGCGCTGTCCTCAAGATATCGCAGATCAAATCTGGATGACCTGGGACATGGTTCGCGAAATGCATCACGCTAGCATGGACTTTGGCGGCCATACGGTAAATCATCCCATTCTGGCAAATCATCCCGAAGAAGTACAACGGCACGAAATTGAAACCTGCAAACAAAGAATCGAAACGGAAATCGGCCAAAGGATTTCCGCCTTTAGTTATCCAGTCGGAGGCAAAGATTGTTTTAACGAGCAAACCAGAGTCTGCCTGGAACAAGCTGGCTACCGTTGGGGCTTTAGCTATTACGGCGGGTTTTCTCGCCTCGACTCTTATGACAATCTTGATATTCCACGCATTGCAGTCGAGTCCGAAGAACCAGACGAACTGTTTCGGGCCTCGGTTTCGGTTCCACAAGTCTTCTGTTAA
- the rpsD gene encoding 30S ribosomal protein S4, which produces MGRYTGPKGRVNRRLGALVFEDAGATRALDNRNLPPGMSQRRRKASNYGLALIEKQKIKFYYGLRERQLRRYFDKARRTKGNTGEELLILCERRLDNVVCRAGFAMTRPQARQGIVHSHFQLNGQTVNKPSIWVKPGDVISVRNRPNLKKLYGELVESGRPGCAWITLDKKALEANVVTAPGFEDVSLPVDVGQVVALISR; this is translated from the coding sequence ATGGGTCGTTATACAGGACCAAAGGGACGAGTAAACCGCCGCTTAGGAGCGTTGGTTTTTGAAGATGCGGGTGCAACACGTGCATTAGACAATCGAAATCTTCCCCCCGGAATGTCACAGCGTCGCCGGAAGGCTTCCAACTATGGTCTGGCCTTAATCGAAAAGCAGAAGATTAAATTCTACTATGGTTTGCGTGAGCGTCAGTTGCGTCGCTACTTCGACAAAGCGCGCCGCACCAAGGGCAACACCGGTGAAGAGCTTTTGATTCTCTGTGAACGGCGCCTGGATAATGTCGTCTGTCGTGCTGGCTTTGCCATGACGCGTCCGCAAGCACGTCAGGGGATTGTCCACTCACACTTCCAGTTAAATGGACAAACTGTGAATAAACCTTCCATCTGGGTGAAACCAGGTGATGTGATTTCTGTCCGAAACCGTCCTAACCTCAAAAAGCTCTATGGTGAGCTAGTGGAATCAGGCCGTCCTGGCTGTGCCTGGATCACACTGGATAAAAAAGCGTTAGAAGCAAATGTTGTCACAGCTCCTGGCTTTGAAGATGTCAGCCTGCCCGTTGACGTTGGTCAGGTCGTGGCTCTGATTTCTCGTTAA
- a CDS encoding adenylate kinase family protein produces MATERRKAVLLFGAPGVGKGTQGRILGQIPGFFHLSSGDVFRSIDIESPEGQEIYKYSSRGDLVPDELSIRIWKQGLDARATLSLYKPSKDILILDGIPRNIQQAKILEEHIEVLKVLHLTCSDEEEMIHRIRHRAIRENRADDANEKVIRHRFEVYREESSQVLSCYPDEIIAHLDAIGSPAGVLYACLEHLVPVQDAHFRGE; encoded by the coding sequence ATGGCGACGGAACGTCGAAAAGCCGTCCTACTGTTTGGTGCTCCTGGAGTTGGTAAAGGAACGCAGGGAAGAATTCTCGGACAAATTCCCGGGTTCTTTCACCTCTCAAGTGGAGATGTCTTTCGCTCCATCGATATTGAATCTCCTGAAGGTCAGGAAATTTATAAATACAGCTCTCGTGGAGATTTAGTTCCTGATGAACTCAGTATCCGCATCTGGAAACAGGGACTCGACGCCCGCGCTACCCTCTCGCTTTATAAGCCAAGCAAAGACATTCTCATTCTGGATGGAATTCCCAGAAATATTCAACAGGCAAAAATACTGGAAGAACACATTGAGGTTCTAAAAGTATTACACCTGACCTGTAGCGATGAAGAGGAAATGATCCACCGTATCCGTCATCGTGCGATTCGTGAAAACCGGGCTGATGACGCGAATGAAAAAGTGATCAGGCACCGTTTTGAAGTCTATCGCGAAGAATCGTCACAAGTCCTGAGTTGCTACCCCGATGAGATCATTGCACATCTTGACGCCATTGGCTCGCCTGCTGGTGTATTATATGCCTGTCTGGAACATCTGGTTCCCGTACAGGATGCTCACTTTCGCGGGGAGTAA
- a CDS encoding sulfatase, with protein sequence MIAILSMQSATAIARPPKDHPNVVIIFTDDQGYQDVGVFGSPNIKTPNLDQMAKEGVRFTDFYAAQAVCSASRVALLTGCYPNRVGIGGALGPQSKIGINAEETTIAEVVKPEGYATAIYGKWHLGHLPEFLPTRHGFDDYFGLPYSNDMWPFHPTAGKRFPDLPLMENETIINPKVTGKEQAQLTTWYTERAVAFINQNHDKPFFLYVPHSMPHVPLFVSEKFKGKSEQGLYGDVIMEIDWSVGQIRQALKENGLEKNTLIIFTSDNGPWLSYGDHAGSALPLREGKGTAWDGGQREPCIMAWPGQIPAGSVCNQMAMTIDLLPTIAYLTGGKVPNDRIIDGKNIWPLMSGEKGAKSPHEALLFYWGRHLNAVRSGKWKLHFPHPYRSLKDKPGSGGTPGRYVQKKTGLALYDLSNDISESKNVANQNPEVVKRLSALAEKAREDLGDSGTKRKGKNNRQPGRVD encoded by the coding sequence ATGATTGCCATTCTGAGCATGCAATCGGCGACCGCTATCGCACGCCCCCCCAAAGATCACCCTAATGTCGTGATTATCTTCACCGACGACCAGGGCTATCAGGATGTCGGCGTGTTCGGATCACCCAATATCAAAACTCCCAACCTTGATCAAATGGCAAAAGAGGGGGTTCGGTTTACCGACTTTTATGCAGCCCAGGCGGTCTGCTCTGCTTCTCGTGTCGCGTTGCTCACCGGCTGCTATCCGAACCGCGTGGGCATTGGTGGTGCACTCGGCCCCCAGTCCAAGATCGGGATCAACGCCGAAGAAACCACCATTGCTGAAGTCGTCAAACCGGAAGGCTACGCAACCGCTATCTACGGGAAATGGCACTTGGGTCACCTCCCGGAATTTCTGCCCACCAGACATGGCTTCGATGATTATTTCGGCCTCCCCTACTCCAACGATATGTGGCCCTTCCATCCGACTGCCGGAAAACGCTTTCCCGATCTGCCATTAATGGAAAATGAAACCATTATCAATCCGAAAGTCACCGGCAAAGAACAGGCACAACTCACAACCTGGTACACCGAACGAGCGGTCGCCTTCATCAACCAAAATCACGATAAACCATTTTTCCTCTACGTCCCCCATTCCATGCCCCATGTTCCGTTGTTTGTCAGCGAGAAATTTAAAGGCAAATCGGAGCAAGGACTCTATGGTGATGTGATCATGGAAATCGACTGGTCCGTCGGTCAAATTCGTCAGGCACTCAAAGAGAACGGTCTTGAGAAAAATACCCTCATCATTTTCACATCAGACAATGGCCCCTGGCTTTCCTACGGCGATCATGCCGGCTCTGCCTTACCGTTACGAGAAGGCAAAGGCACCGCTTGGGATGGCGGCCAGCGCGAACCCTGTATCATGGCCTGGCCTGGACAGATCCCCGCTGGCTCGGTCTGTAATCAAATGGCGATGACGATTGACCTCCTGCCCACGATTGCTTACCTGACAGGTGGAAAAGTACCAAACGACCGCATTATCGATGGTAAAAATATCTGGCCCTTAATGAGCGGAGAAAAGGGAGCAAAATCTCCACATGAAGCCCTGCTCTTTTACTGGGGCAGGCACTTAAACGCCGTCCGTAGCGGCAAATGGAAACTACACTTCCCGCACCCCTACCGCAGCCTGAAAGACAAACCCGGCAGCGGTGGAACACCCGGTCGTTATGTTCAAAAGAAAACCGGCCTGGCTTTGTACGATCTCAGCAATGACATCAGCGAAAGTAAAAACGTGGCCAACCAGAATCCGGAAGTCGTCAAACGTCTGAGCGCTCTCGCAGAAAAAGCCCGCGAAGACCTCGGCGACTCCGGCACCAAACGCAAAGGGAAAAACAACCGTCAACCTGGTCGTGTTGATTAA